The nucleotide sequence TACCTTAGCCAGTGGAGTAATTCCGCAAATTTCAGCCATCATGGGCCCTTGCGCCGGTGGTGCCGTGTACAGTCCGGCACTTACCGACTTCATTTACATGGTTGAAAATACTTCTTACATGTTTGTTACAGGCCCCAATGTGGTAAAAACCGTTACCCACGAAGAAGTAACCAGCGAAGAATTGGGGGGAGCCTCCACGCATGCCACCAAAAGCGGTGTAACTCACTTCACTGCTTCCAATGGCATTGACTGCCTACGACAAATTCGAACCCTTTTAAGCTATATCCCGCAAAACTGCGAAGACGAAGCTCCTTCCCTACCCTACCAGGCCGGAAATGAAAACCGACCTGCGCTCGATTCCCTAATTCCTGAAAATCCAAATCAACCTTACGACATCAAAGATGTTATTGAACAAGTAGTGGACGAAAACAGTTTTTACGAAGTTCATAAACTATTCGCAGAGAATATAGTTGTGGGTTTTGCTCGACTCGGTGGTAAGTCCATTGGCATTGTGGCTAATCAACCGGCTCACTTGGCGGGTGTTTTGGATATTCATGCAAGTGCCAAAGCCGGACGTTTTGTTCGCTTCTGCGACTGCTTCAATATTCCATTACTGGTTTTTGAAGATGTTCCCGGTTTCTTACCAGGTACCGACCAGGAATGGAATGGTATTATTTCCAACGGAGCCAAATTACTTTACGCATTTTGCGAAGCAACCGTTCCTCGAATCACTGTAATTACCCGAAAAGCCTATGGTGGTGCTTATGATGTAATGAATTCCAAACACATCGGCGCAGATATGAATTATGCTTGGCCTTCTGCCGAAATAGCCGTAATGGGAGCTAAAGGAGCTGCTGAAATTATTTTCAGAAAAGAAATAAGCGAAGCTTCTAACCCTGCTGAGAAATGGGCAGAAAAAGAAAAAGAATACCTGGAAAAATTTGCTAACCCCTACCTTGCTGCCGAACGGGGTTATGTAGACGAAGTAATTTTCCCTTCTCAGACCAGAGAAAAGCTCATCAAAGCATTCGAAATGCTTAAAAACAAAGTAGCAAAATTGCCAAGAAAAAAACACGGCAATATTCCTTTATAAAAACGGATTTAGACGAAATGAGTATGAATGCAACCGTTTCCAAAAAGGTCACCTTTAACAGTGCCCATCGCTTGTATAATCCCAAGTGGGACGACCAAACCAACAACCGGGTATTTGGTCTTTGTAACAATCCCAGTTTTCATGGTCACAATTACGATTTAATAATGAAGGTGAAAGGTCCAATCGACCCTGTAACCGGCTATGTAATCGATGTAAAAGAATTGAAGGAATTGGCGGAAAAAGAAATTTGCTTCCGCTACGACCATACCAATCTCAACCTGGACCATCCGGAGTTTAACCAGGAGTTAGGCGGTGTAAATCCAACAGCTGAAAACATTGCAAAAAGATGCTTTGAGTTACTTAGGCCTCATCTTCCGGCCCATCTTCAGCTAACGGTTGTGTTGTATGAAACTCCTCGCAATTTTGTTGAATACGACGGTGGATTGTAATTAAGGTATTCAGAAAAAGTCAAACAGGAGGAAACGACCTTATTTTTAAATACTTTTTATGCGGGCCCCCTCCGCCCATCTAGCTTTTTGCTAAAACCAATTTAACATACACGGGCGTTCGGGTCACGCTATCGGCTGTAGTCCGGGCCAACTACGCTCAACCGC is from Bacteroidia bacterium and encodes:
- a CDS encoding 6-carboxytetrahydropterin synthase, whose product is MNATVSKKVTFNSAHRLYNPKWDDQTNNRVFGLCNNPSFHGHNYDLIMKVKGPIDPVTGYVIDVKELKELAEKEICFRYDHTNLNLDHPEFNQELGGVNPTAENIAKRCFELLRPHLPAHLQLTVVLYETPRNFVEYDGGL
- a CDS encoding acyl-CoA carboxylase subunit beta, encoding MKAKFDLLDSKREKALEGGGKSRIEAQHKKGKLTARERIHFLLDEGSFEEIGMFVTHRSTDFGLEKEKYPGDGVITGYGKIEGRTVYVFAQDFTVFGGSLAEAHAQKICRIMDLAMQNGAPLLGLNDSGGARIQEGVVSLGGYADIFYRNTLASGVIPQISAIMGPCAGGAVYSPALTDFIYMVENTSYMFVTGPNVVKTVTHEEVTSEELGGASTHATKSGVTHFTASNGIDCLRQIRTLLSYIPQNCEDEAPSLPYQAGNENRPALDSLIPENPNQPYDIKDVIEQVVDENSFYEVHKLFAENIVVGFARLGGKSIGIVANQPAHLAGVLDIHASAKAGRFVRFCDCFNIPLLVFEDVPGFLPGTDQEWNGIISNGAKLLYAFCEATVPRITVITRKAYGGAYDVMNSKHIGADMNYAWPSAEIAVMGAKGAAEIIFRKEISEASNPAEKWAEKEKEYLEKFANPYLAAERGYVDEVIFPSQTREKLIKAFEMLKNKVAKLPRKKHGNIPL